The DNA region aattttaacttcatcttgaaaactacaagataaATTGTCACTCGGAATTATTGAACTAAGTAGGAAATCAACGTTAATTTCCTGTGCATTGTATGCTTGTAGTTGTAGAAATAAGCTGTATGCATGCTGCGTGCATTATAGATGAAActgaattttataaaagattGGCCATTGAAGGCCTGCATGTCTctctttacaaaaatattacaattttttgcCCCTTGAGATAATCCGAGATGGATAATCCGATATTCCTCCAACtcgtgacccccccccccccccttttttttttgtttttgaaacatcaaataCTGAAAGCGGGGGTAACAGTCAGAGGAATCTCAGATTACGGATAAGATTtcaaaatgaagcttaaaatgcaaacatgatGAAACTCTCTTTCATGTCAATTTAAGGGCTATGGTACTAAGGTGACCGTCAAGGCCTGTAGGCCTCTTGTCTTGTCGGCTTCTGATATAACACTCTTTTCTTGTTGAACCATATTGTTGCCAGtggagaattaaaaaaaaaaagaattacatatatttcattacaATCCCTTCCTCGAGCTCCCActttaagaaatgaaaataaaagattcTGAATATTGTATAATGGGATTTTTGGTCACATAAACTGTTTGTAATCTGTATTTTATGCATTGTTGCAAATGAACTACAGACAATATGTAAGGTACCCATTCATCTTCAGCAGCTCGTGGatagaattatttaaaaaaacttatacAATATCGAACAGAAAGTGCCGAAAATTTGGGTCTACATGATATATTTACCAATTTTTGGATTGTAATTAATGACtataaaaacagtatttttttttttagctatttAAAGATGTGAAACCAAAATTTTTTATCCGAGACCCTGATAATGAAGTGTCTCATACTAAACATTCTCGAGGTCAGAAGTTGATAAGAAGTTACaaagattttctataaaatgttGACTGAAGGTTAATATATTTATCAGTCCAAGGTGATATTTGTTCctttactttttcaaaatctcCCTGCCATATCTGATACATGTGTAAGTTCTAGATAGTGTTCTTGACTCCGTGATATGTGTTGTATGTCAAGGTCGTCTCCAATCTTATCTAAAAATTCACATTGTTCACACGCTAATGATGAATATTCCATGCGCATTCGAAAAtagtatattatatatttatcgGGTGTCTGTAACAATGGTCTTTGATCTAAATACTTTTGAAAGGCttaatattgatacatgtagtttaatagAACTCATAGCTAGCTTAACAACCATGGTTCAAATCAAAAAGCAAATTATTACAGTCTTAGATTTTGCTGATAGAACTGTAGACAGATATAACAGAAGCACAGAAACAGCCAAAAACTGCTAAATCACAAGTCGTAATATTGGTACAGTTTGGACTGAACGCAGAGACCCAGCGGGTTCCATAAAATTACAACACTTATACTTCTGCATGCATGGTCCTTTTGGTCCTGTGGAAGTATCAGGACTTCAATAATCATTCTATAGTAACAGAACAAGGGTCACCTAAGAACTTGGTCCTTATCAGCGACGAGCGCCGTACTTCCGTCCAAAGTTGAGAAGGAGTGCATTGACTAGGTAAACCATTACTCGTCGGTTATCTCTTTCCTTTAGTCTGGGGTCGTTTTGGGGGCTAGTGTTCCAATTATATCATCTGTTgccattttaaagaaatgattgcaTTTATTCTGTCCTGTATTTTGATCGGGTAAGAAGATTTCTTGAAACCCATTTTCAAATGGACCGTTTGACCAATTTTCAgcattctgttttttttttctgtagttCATGTCAAATGCTCTTCATCCATCAGAATATCATTGATTGAAACCAATTAATTTTTGAAGAAGTTTTTGACGATTATTTTAAAGGTTTAGTTTTTGTAAATCTTTAATCTGTGAGTCGCTATTTTGTACAGTGCCAATGCTGGCCCCTTTCCAGAAGGAAGCGATGCTGAGGCGAGATATGTCTTTCATCTCGCAGACAAAGACGGCAATTACTCACTCTCGCTTGCCGAGTTTCAGCGCATTTTCTTCGATTTCGATCGAAATCGTGCGTATATTAATTGTCGTTTTAAATCTTCTTGCTACTCtaagtaatacatgtaactttataTGCTCTAATTTATGttaatatttcaacattatGCAACATCGTTCATTACACGTGAAGACCATAATGTTTACGGTACTTGGGTTTCATAAGAATATTCGTGTGCATCAATTTTCatctattttgaaaaacaaaattttaggaTGCATAAATTCATGCATAGCACGTGATGCCATTTTTCTTACTTCGATGAAGATTAGATTTAGTGGGTCTGttcaacaacaaaatccacgaaaattggtgcTCAACGATTACCAATGAAACTATACTATATGTCTTCTTCGGAATTGGCAACAGTATCCGTGCAGATGTTGTTCAGGTACATCTCTATAAACACATCTTTGAAGACACTATCAATCCTTCTTTGTGCCTATTGCAGACGACAAGTCAGTGACCAGTGACGAGTTCCTGTTGGACTGGATGGAGCGCCACCTCGGATCGTCACTGGAGGCTGTGATTCTTTTCCACCATCTGGACGTGGACAGGAATGGACATATCGAAGATACAGATATTCCCTGGATTCTTGCCTTTTTTGACAGAAACAGTACTATTCTTAAAACTTCTTCTTGTCAGTTGCAATTAACTGccttgttgtaaattttgaatttactggataggtgtaaatacaaagaagatgggggaacaagatagcgcaaatgcccatttggttttgtcgtaaaaaacaatttcaaaatattttttcccaaCCAAATATACTAgatgatgttatattacaagtttacaaaagcacaattttTAACTACATTCAGATTTggatattttaacaaacgataagaaaaaaaataaactttaaagttttggtggtatcgaacccacaacctaaaaaccctagctctataatgttacctaatgtctggtgctctaaccactgagccatttcagtcacaacaaacttcaatgttaaatgttaaatgcaacttcaaccatgaatttacggacttgtagtatttctctaaaacgttcaattgttgggatacaaaatgacatttttaaagtatagtgggtcatctctccacgtttttgttgattgaaatcggtttgatttcctttaaaccCTATAGactttgacaaaaatatggagaccagacccactctataaaagaaaaggcattgaagttctaaaaatgacactatttggaggttttgacacgcatacgccagtttaaatcaacctattttaaatatttaacatatttaaaggttgtggtaaataaacattgttttcaataatttagaaagaaattatgagatttgttcatattttaattttatagtatcttatcTATCCCCATATAGGCAGTtcacacgccttattcacccatcttctttacaACATGACATCGATTATGGTTTCGTTCTACCCCCTCAAAGAACGAAAAGCGAAATTAAATGTGGGCCGGTTGTACATCTAGAGATCTTTCATAGAAATAATGATTTTCCAAATGGGAATTTTGAATGCGATTTGATTTTGATATCTTGACAGTTAATTTGCGTAATTGTATTAACTGCAATACTAGTAGtcacatgcaacttctttataaTTTCAGTGGATGGGGTTGTAGGACAAGCAGAATTCGTCATCACCTGGCTGAAACTGATTAACTCTCCCCAGTCCAGATGAAGAATACAAACACACACGTGTGTGAAAGCATAATgtcttgtttcttttttttaaaaatcgttcatTAAAATCCAAAAACCCTATTTCCAAAGTTTGTTTCCTCCAAATAATAGCAATATAGGTTAACCATTGGTTTTCACAACCATTTCCACGatttttcaatcatttcatGATTGATTAATGAGGTATGCTAGTCATTTGTGTCACTTGCATGATAAATTACATTGAATTACTGAGCGGCATCGCCTTGAAAAACAGAAAACTATCCCCGTGGTCTTTGATATCGGCATTTAGTATAAGCATTCAGGTTATCCCACCAGTCACGTTTAATATAGATATTTGGTAGCCATGTAGAAAGGGATACAAAGTAAAACAATAGCTTGGTTTcgaattaaagaaaatgaatggtcaacaaattaaccatcagaaaAAATTAAGGTATGATTCGGTTGGTAATttttaactattatttagttAAGAAAAACGCCAAAATTTGGCCCTATGAATTTGAGTACTTCCCTATACTTTTATATACAGCTCTTTTCTAACGGAGATttatacagtctaaaaatggccatgaccatcgAACCCTCTTAAGCAGTGTAAACCGATCCCGAAGCTAAGCCCTTTtgctataatttttcataatggTCATCATGACTTCATGTACACGTTTGCCACGATAGAAAAGATGTATCATAATTTCTAAACTTAAGGTTAATTTTAATGAAGCGAGTTatacctgtaaaaaaaatttgaaattttgtccAATCATTTGTTAAATACATCAGACTTCATGCGTAGTTAAGTCATGATTGAAAATGGATGAAtccttttataataaaaataagaaaacggTCACCAGGTTTACCCATCTTAAAATGCATAATGCTTTGTCATCAAATTTCTTAAACTGGGAGGCCACAACTGGATGCCagtatttttagctcacctgagctgaaagctcaagtgagcttttctgatcaaaagaaagtgagcgcacaagattgtaagtttgcaggaatcctcgactcgaatcaattgggatttaaatgtctataacctcgaaaggctatgtacaggtttcaacaaaaatatattatgttaagagtcgaagtacatggctattccggttattaaaaaactcacaagctttcaaaaaatggcaatgagaggtaaaccgataactagttggaaatgttaatgcaaacatattttaatgaagttatattgtgtatatcctaaaaaagctagtaataagaaaagaaaacagtGTTCATtcagcagatctagaaatcaataacaacaaattaaaatatatcggcatattataattcaacatcatgttataataacaaacatttaaaacaaaacagtttaattttttttaaaaagaccaccagtaggatttgaacccaaaacactgaatgattgtattcactaatccaggacgaaaccactgagccatgcgagacttgtcaatatgctctataaagtagtgtttgaaacaacattgtcatatcaatggactttgttttttatccttcaaaaaataatttgaactagactcttgttgctatagcaacaaaaaggtcttccgttcctcatgtattaatctgcacaaaaaatccagttatcttgtaaacagaaaatggatataatatatatataagctttgtgtcttgatctatcacagtttctgagatcttatttatactttgtttttaaaaaagaaggctatcttatatatgagatgtctcaccggaagtagaacttttttttatatgtgtagatgactttttgtatttctatagctaaaatgttacttcaatgctaaataaccaaaatatttttaaaaaatcaaaattgggtgtacttcatgtgatgaccggaagttacgccggatgaaacaaaatagtgttaacacgtgtctatacacaggtctataatcctacaaagtttggttgttgaagtcgttaccgtttttgagatctcgtcgatataaggttttttgtctcgggacaggaaacggacaaacggaagtgttcaatgtaaattgtattaaatatttcttgtatacttgccttttgtactttatttttcatttatctaactaaaaatatcaaaggaaaacagttaaactgataaacagcttgatttgtttgaactcttccagtgtggaccggaagtgacggaagacaaaatgaaaccggttaaacacatcttcaatcaaatgtctatcatccataaaagtttcgtgtcttgatcacttataggttctgagatctcgcgggtacaaaatatgttttaaaaaagctacctgagatgattgagatgtctcgccggaagtagaatttttttgttgatttaacatcgcatagatgaCATAAgtaaggatctatactaatatctttattttacggaaaataaattaaatacgtaaaaacaaaaaaaattgagttgcttccggtgacgaccggaagttatgccgaacaaaacaaaaatgtttaaacacatctacaactataggtctatcatccactaaagtttggatgttcaagtctttatcgtttccgacatctcgatgtgacaagctttttctcacgggacaggaaacggacgaacggaagtgaatttagaaaatcttttacaaaaaacctctagatgtttatattttcagtcattcctgaaaattttataagtattcatcaagacatctctgagaaattcataagacaaaaaggggaaaaaataataataataactagactcttgttgctaaagcaacaaaaaggtcttccgttcctcgtgtattaatctgcacaaaaaaatccagttatcttgtaaacagaaaatggatataatatatacattttgtttttcctcaaaggttggatgttcaagtttttgttatcTATAGTATCTCGTTAAGAAAAGAGTtttatctcgggaccggaaacggacaaacggaagtgattgaggaaattaaaagtagatatttttagtacatttacctacggaACGTTACTGTTCTccacattgagtaaaatgttaaaaaaatctaaagtaaaaaaaagtcttcTGCTTTAATGCTTCaagtgagaaccggaagtgacgtacgacaaaatgaaacccgttaaacacatggaCAAACAAATGTTCATCACCCATATAAGTTTGTTGTCTTGATCttttacagtttctgagatcttgcgaGTActatatgtttttataaaataaggctataagagatatttgagatatctcaccggaaatagatttttttttaccatttgaaTATGaccttttatatttctttagcttaaatgttacttccaggctaagtaaacaaaataatttttaaaaaatcaaaagttggtgtacttcctgtgacgaccggaagttacgccggattaaacaaaatagtgGTAACACATGTACGTACATTGGTCTATCattccacaaagtttggttgttcaagttgttaccgttttttagatctcttcaaaataagaatttttgtctcgggacaggaaattgacaaacggaagtgctcaataaaaattaaatttacaatttcttgtttacttgcctatcttacattaatatttatggaaataactaaaactatcaaaggaaaaaagttaaactgacgaacagctcgatttgtttgaactcttccggtgtggaccggaagtgacggaagacaaaataaaagcgtttaaacacatcttcaatcaaatgtctatcatacGTGAATGTTTCGTGCCTTGATCacttttagtttctgagatatcgcgggtacaaaatgtgttttataaaagctacctgagataattgagatatctcaccggaagtagaatattttcgttgatattacatcgcagagatatcctatgtatagatttatatcTATATAGCTATTCTACGGCCGAAAAAATTAATgccttaaaataattattttttaagtgcttccggtgacgaccggaagttacgacgaacaaaacaaaagtgtttaaacacatctacagctataggtctatcaccccacaaagtttggatgttcaagtctttactgtatttgagatctcgaggtgacaagctttttgtcgcgggacaggaaacggacgaacggaagtaaatttagaaaatcttttactAAAAACCGctagatgtttatattttcagtcattcctgaaaattttataaaaattcatcaagacatctctgagaaattcacaagacaaaaaggggaaaaaaataataataaaaagaaacattacaatcactataaggtcttccgttggaaacggaagaccttaataaaaagaaacattacaatcactataaggtcttccgttggaaacggaagaccttaaaaagtacataattagtcatctctgggtcatctctccatctttttaaaaaaagcgacatttttaatgttgaaatatgttatctttacacgtttcaaatttgtggagagaagacccagagacaacaaaatcatttaaaaacagttgtaaataagtaggattttgcacgaattgcatcgtgttgctatatttagacccatattatgataaaaccttttgcatttcaaatatttttccactcattacacatccaacagaaaccaaataacggttataattcgaaaaatattcaaaattaattgatgaaattttcactctccttgtgcgcccagattcctgccgaatgtaCATCTTAAGCGTCCACTTtctttgtccgttgtctgtcgtcggcggcgttgtcgttgtaaacttttcacattttcttcttcttctccataaccactgggcagatttcaaccaaattcggcacaaagcatcactgggtgcaggggattcaagtttgttcaaatgaagggtcacgccctctttaaaggggagataattgagaattattgaaaatttgttggtatttttcaaaaatcttcttctcaaaaactattcggccagaaaagcttaaacttgtgtggaggcatcctcgggtagtgtagattcaagtttgttcaaatcatggtccccatgggtagggtggggctacaatagggggatcaagttttacataggaatatatagataaaatctttaaaaatcttcttctcaaaaactatttggccagaaaagctcaaattaaaatggaagcatcctcaggttgtgtagattcaagtttgttcaaatcatggtccccgggggaagggtggggccacaatagggggatcaagttttacataggaatatatagagaaaatctttaaaaatcttctcaaaaactatttggccagaaaagctaaaattaaaatgagagcatcctcaggtagtgtagattcaagtttgttcaaatcatagtccctgggggtatggcggggccacaatgggggaatggatttttacataggaatatatagagaatacctttaaaaatctttttctcaaaaactattaggccagaaaagctcaaatttgactggaagcatcctcagataatgtagattcaagtttgttcaaatcatggtccccaggggagggtggggccacaattggggtatgaatttttatacaggaatatttaaagaaaatctttagaaatttttttttttaaactaccgGTATTAGgctaggaaagctcaaattggcgtgtaagcatccttatatagtgtagattcaagtttgttcaaatcatggtccctgggggtagggcggggccacaatgggggataaatttttatatagagagaaaatctttaaaactcttcttctgaaaactattaggccaggaaagcccaaatttgagtggaagcatccccaggtcgtatggattcaagtttgtttaaatcatagtccCGGGGTAcagtgaggccacaatggggaatgaatttttatataagaatatgtagagaaaatatttaaaaatcttttttcaaaaactatttggccagaaaagctgaaacttgtgtagagacACCCTCATGTAGTgtataaattcaagtttgcaaaatcatagtccctggagGTAGGGCAGGGACGCAATGgcgggttgaatttttacataggaatatatagagaaaatctttaaaaatattcttggaaagttttcagtccaaaactcagtattttgtttgaaacctcaggttatgcagatttaagtttgatgaaaccatgattcccttgagaaaagtggggccacaaaatggggggg from Crassostrea angulata isolate pt1a10 chromosome 7, ASM2561291v2, whole genome shotgun sequence includes:
- the LOC128192351 gene encoding insoluble matrix shell protein 5-like, which codes for MIAFILSCILIGANAGPFPEGSDAEARYVFHLADKDGNYSLSLAEFQRIFFDFDRNHDKSVTSDEFLLDWMERHLGSSLEAVILFHHLDVDRNGHIEDTDIPWILAFFDRNMDGVVGQAEFVITWLKLINSPQSR